gagggaagtggACGAGGgttagaggagggagggaagtggACAAGGAGTTAGAGAAGGGAAGGAAGAGGACGAGGGctagaggagggagggaagtggatgtggagttagaggagggagggaaggggacGAGGAGTTAGAAGAGGGAGGGAAGTGGACGAGGgttagaggagggagggaagtggACAAGGAGCTAGAGAAGGGAAGGAAGAGGACGAGGgttagaggagggagggaattGGATGTGGAGTTagaagagggagggaaggggacGAGGAGTTAGAAGAGGGAGGGAAGTGGACGAGGgttagaggagggagggaagtggGTGAGGgttagaggagggagggaagtggGTGAGGgttagaggagggagggaagtggATGAGGAGTTAAAGAGGGAGGGAAGTGGACGAGGgttagaggagggagggaagtggGCGAGGGGTCAGAGGATGGAGGGAAGTGGGCGAGGggtcagaggagggagggaagtggACAAGGgttagaggagggagggaagtggACGAGGAGTtcgaggagggagggaagtggACGAGGGGTCAGAGGATGGAGGGAAGTGGACAAAGtttagaggagggagggaagtggACGAGGAGTTCGAGGATGGAGGGAAGTGGACGAAGGggtcagaggagggagggaagtggGCGAGGggtcagaggagggagggaagtggACGAGGAGTtcgaggagggagggaagtggACGAGGGGTCAGAGGATGGAGGGAAGTGGGCGAGGggtcagaggagggagggaagtggACAAGGgttagaggagggagggaagtggACGAGGAGTtcgaggagggagggaagtggACGAGGggtcagaggagggagggaagtggGCGAGGggtcagaggagggagggaagtggACGAGGAGTTAGAGGTGGGAGGGAAGTGGATGAGGAgttagaggagggagggaagtggACGAGGAGTTAGAGGTGGGAGGGAAGTGGACGAGGAgttagaggagggagggaagtaGACGAGGGTTAGAGGATGGAGGGAAGTGGATGAGGgttagaggagggagggatggaagTAGACAAGGgttagaggagggagggaagtggATGAGGgttagaggagggagggagggagggaagtggACAGGGAGTTAGAGTagggagggaaggagatgaggggtcagaggagggagggaagtggACGAGGgttagaggagggaggggaagggGCTGATACACCAGATTATTTTATAAAAGTTCACAGAGCTCCGGATCAGACCTGGATCCTCTCTGTGTAGTTTACCTTGAAGATGAACTTCTTGATCCAGGGTCTCTGGGACAGGAAGTCCAGCATGGAGAAGCCGGGGTTTGGTCTCACCGCGGACATGGCCACCCAGTAACCTCCGGTGGAGCTGGGGCGGATGTTGTCAGGAAAACCAGGCAGGTTGTCAATGAACGTGTCCATCCCACCTTTGTTCAGACCGGCAACATGGACCCTGATGAAAACAGAGACGGTTTAATAACCTGATGAACCCCTTAAAGATGAAACTAGAGACAAGACTCTGGAGAGTCTGAGGGCTCAGCTCTGAAAtttgaagtcccgggtagattgtgtaaatcaggccagtgaagtatggagaaaaaaagtaaatgcactacaccaccagaccagtagagggcggtaaaacaaagaggaatgacattcatcacagatgacaccatagaagcagacggacaggcaggtatcattatgagcaacacaacagttagcctgttagcatgaagagacccagctggtctgttttagatggtgctatatttcatcacagatggattcactgaatcaacacgtgagaggagataagcgcgagtagcaaagacgtttcaacacggctttaaaatccttttgaactcaaaaagccgtgatcgcagagatcggccggtgttttggtttaaacagcgaccctgttaactggagactctcagccgaatgcatccctcataaacgtctttagaccatcattaaatatctgatgaggatattttgaaatcttaataaaaactaaactagtttgcattcccaggaactccctctgtgtttcaacagctgtgtaaactccacaaacactgacacgttcagctgaaggcctccagtttacagggtcacttttaaaaccggaacaccgggagagacacattcacggtgggctgagagaagactactgttacaagctgctaaatcaagagaatcacagcttcttcttttgaaaagtacacacacatacaaaaaagatagaacaaataaaaactaatgaaagaaagagaaatcaagtgaatcacagatgtgtgtgatgttattgtggacggagggaggaataaaaacactgtggttaatctaccaatcagacacgttcagcattgcaggccctgccccccgaaagtcccgggacctttgaaaagtactacccccctagcaggggctttttaggggggagattatctacccctgaattaaatttagaccctgggtcctccgATCGAAAAACGCTTTACTGAGCTGATCTGAAAAGGCTGAACTATGTAAGAAATGTGTGAAAGATGATAAACATAATGAGGGCAGCTCATGTTTAAAGAGAAACTGAAGAACTTTGTAAAGTCCCTGTAAAGAAAAAGACGAGTTAGGGGCCAAAGACTCTGTGTATAGTGGATTATATGTTtactgagagagaaacacagcagacgaagaggaggagtagAGGAGTTTCAGGGGAGCCGGGTGTGTTACCTGCGTATCCGGGCCATTGTGGTCTCTGCCACCAGCACGGACTCCTCGTCAGGCAGCAGCTGGATGCCGTTTGGAAATCGAAGGTTCTCCATCACCACTGTCAGCTCCCTGCTCTCCATGTCGTACTCCAacactctgaaaacacaacaacagaccTGTGTTAACACACTGGGGGAGGGCTTTTAGTGTGAAATCCAGCAGGAAATGATGAGGTCATTAACAAAATAAGAGCATCAAAGTAAACATTAACgtcaacagaaacacaacacacatttcaaataaacatcAGACAGAAATCATTCAGCCCACCGCCCGTCAGCCGTGGCCTCCATGATGAGGTTCAGGTACTCTCTGCGCTGCCACCTGCTGCTGGAGTCAGTGAAGTACACCTTCTTCCCATCCTGCGTCACCGCCAGGTCATTGATGAATGACAGCTTCCTGCCAGCGACCTCATCACCCCCCTTCACCAGCCTGGTGGCTtcacctgcagaaacacaagaagaagagacGCAGACACACGGTCATCAGCTGAACCATGAGGCAAGTCCGGCAGGTGAGGGAACGAGACCGGCTGCTGCTGTGCACAGGTAACCAAGAGACCCAGGTGACCACAGCAGGGTCAGTaagacaacacacactcacgggATGACACAGGAACATCCTTCATTCAATACTGGAGATGGGTGAGTGTTAGAGCTGAAAGGTCATGTGACTGatgacaccttcatatcttaaagagctcatagtgccctattacccctctagaacactacgctcccaacatgcaggcctgctggtcctacctaaagtctctaaaagtagtatgggaggtagaaccttcagttatcaggcccctctcctttggaatcatctaccagtcagggtccgggaggcagacaccctctctacttttaagagtagacttcaaactttcctttttgataaagcttatagttagagctggatcaggcttggaccagctcttagttatgctgctataggctgagACTGACACATTGTGATCTTaactcacccccttccccccttccctcatcacttactttaactctccctgtcccattaaagttactaaccatagacctttctggagtccctgagctcccttgtctcgtaggttcctctaagCTGCCGTAGACctcctccagctgatacggacgtgctggactccagcggcaacagcttctactactcatctcatcactatcaccgctccctttatctcttattctcctctatccctctttccagacccaactcggtcgaggcagatgtctgtctaacatgactctggtcctgctcgaggtttctgcctgttaaaggaagtttgtcctctccgctgtaactagctaaatactgtgaggtacaatgctcatggtggattaaggtggggtcagactgagtcttatcctgtcttggtgttttaaaagtgtcttgagataatgtttgttgtgatttggagctttacaaataaaaattgattgatgaaaaagagcttCACTCAAATCCCAGGTTTTCTTGAAGGGTTACTTGTGCCCCCCGTAGagagaggctttagtcctctcTAAGTGGAGCACCTTTGGTTTGATGTGACCCTTCACTGTACCCAccctctctcccagtttctgaCTGGACTTCATCACGAGTTACAGTGTTAGTGTAACTAACATGAAGCTGTCAGCATGTTCAGTCCCCGCTCACTGAAGACACGGTGATGGAATCTCACACTCCTGCAGAGTGATGGAGCATGCTGGGTAATGCTGATAACTGTCTCAGGTTCACaattaaagattttaaaacaactCATCAAAGTTCAGACTTTAAGATCTTTGTTGTGAAACAGTTATTTGTATCGTGTGTggaaacaaagagcagagagctCTGTGATCgacaaataaagatgaaaacattGAACACTGACTGAAGACAGGGAGGATACTCTGTTCTCTGTACAGTACTCTCACCTGTGGTGGGGTTGACCTCAAACAGACCCAGGTAAGCGTCCGCCACGAACAGAGTCCCGTTTGGTCCAATCCTGATCCCTAACGGCCTCCCACAGCTGGACTCCTCCTCTCTGGACCCTGAGGACACACATCAGAGTCTTCACGTTTGCTCTGAGGACGATGACTTTGTTTCATCTCAATAACAAAagtaaaaactgaaacacatcaaGCTTATCTTCATCTCCTGACCTTCAACACCTCTTAAACCCCACAGGAAACCTTTGAAGTTCTACTTTTGGTTGATGATGtctctatttaaaaaataatataaaatagataaagcttataattaaagctggctcaggcttggaccagcttttgttatgctgctataggcctagactactggaggaactggcgcactgacacactgggatcctagctcacccccttccccccaacccctcatcacttactactaactctccctgtcccattaaaataactaaccatagacctttctggagtccctgagctcccttgtctcgtaggttcctctgagctgccgtagacgtcctcctgctgcagacgttctggactccagctgatccggactgactggacttcagcggcaacagctactactacttgtctcaccactatcacctctctctcttactcccctctatctgtctttccagacccaactcagtcaaggcatgatggctgtctaacatgagtctggttctgctcgaggtttctgcctgttaaaggaagtttgtcctctccgctgtaactagctaaatactgcaatgtgcaatgctcatggtggattaaggtggggtcagactgagtcttatcctgtcttggtgttgggtctctgttcataatttaacacagagtggtctagacctgctctgtttgtaaaagagtcttgagataacgtttgttgtgatttggcgctatacaaataaagattgattgattgattgattgattgattgattgattgatatttctgAAAATACAAGCACATAACTGACgctctctttgtgtttcccAACATTTACAACAGAAActatgactgaaaaaaaaagcagactaAGAAGGGACCTTTACCAACAGATCATGTCCTGTGCAGATGAGATTCAGGTATTAAAAGTACAAACATGATGGATCTGGACAGAAGAGGAACGAGGGAATGAGTTATAGATGGGGGGAAGAGTGTCACGTCAGATCAGAGTTAAGGCTTATTCAAATCCAAGGTCCTCACATGGACTGGAGAACAGGAGCGCACCACACACAGCATGTGCAGCCCGTCATATAGACGGCAGACTGATCCCCTCCGGACACCCTGACTTTACATCCTTCAGTCTCTGTGATCAGTCTGTGCTGTGAGCTCAAACAGTGGTTACCTGTGATCAGCGCTGTGTGACAGTGAGGAGTGCAATCATTGAATGTACAAATATATCTGGTGCACATATTTACCCTTAATGGGGCGAGTAGCTTCTGAAATGTACGCCCAAAATGAAAATTCAGCATGAAGGGTTAACTACAGGTCCTGCGTGATTCTATTTTGGGTTCTACTTTTCAGCCTGATTTGTTTTAGGgttatatatttttctgttatGTTTCATCAAAACAGTGTCCACGCTGCACTGTAGACTCTAGGTGCATTTGGaacaagagtcccggggtcttttagccccgcaaactactttcccctgaactaaaaggttcctgtgcccccattgtctgcatttcgactgtgggctgaagtccctggtagattgtgtaaatctggccagtgatgtatggagaaaaaaaaagtaaatgcactacaccaccagaccagtagagggcagtaaaacaaagaggaatgccattcatcacagatgaaagCAGATTagctacccctgaactaaatttagaccctgggtccactagCACAtagttcctgggtaaagttcttagttcaggggtaaagttcctcaggTCGAAAAACGCCATTTGTCTCTTTAAGTTGTCAGTAAAGAGAAATATATTGTATttgatgtgttgtgtttggttcCTTTACTGTTCTGAGCTGAGACCCAAAAAGGAGAACCAAACTGAAGTGTTTGTACCCCTAGTTACAGAAACACCTGTTCCCTTTGCTCACCATGCAAAGCTTTACTTTATACATGAGTCTAAAGGGTTAATAAGAAAAAGGTAAACCTGTCAGTCAGGGTCTCTTTAgagctgacttcctgttcctctgccttgtctctctgtttaaactttcagcttttattttgtgttaaactCTGAAGGCCGAGGTTTGTGTTCACGTGTTATCCGTCTGCTCAgctgtgtgtttaatgttgaaACCAGCAGAGTCAAGTTTCAACATGTTCCTGCTTCAAACTGTCACAGAGTTCCATCACTCTGTGTTTGAGAGACTGTCTGAATGTTAAAACTCCAGAGTGAAGCAATCAGAGGGAGGGAACACCCCCGCCTGGATGTGAGGCTGCTCGAGGTCCCAGTCCAACCTACGGGAAGGAAGCATCGCAGACAGAGTATCAACACTAAGCCTCCATGACTCTCACCACAGGGTAGTTTTCCCAGTCTGGCCACCGTGAGAATCCTCCGACCAACCACCTTCACGATCCTCCCGTCAGCTGTTCCAGAAtacaaaacatctgcagagtGGAGAGACAAACATCTGTCAGCTGTCAGACGCTGTTACACCACACGCTCCTGAGATAAATCAAATAACTGAATGTTACAAACTTTACTGAACTCAAACTTCAGATCTGAACTTAGGATAAATAAACTAACTCATGttcaaatcaaacattaaaaaacaaaataaactcaaacttaaagtaagtaaaaaaaaagaaactgaaaactaAACTGAACTTTATTCACCCTACTCTGAGAGAACTCAAATAAAAATTTAACACTAAACTAAATGTTAAGTGAAGTGGACTCTGACCTCCGATGTTGGCAATGGACTCTGGTCCCGTGATCTGGTCCTCAAACAGTCTCTGAGCCTCTCTGAGTTTCAGGTTGGGCTCCCAGCAGCCCTTCATCATCGGGGGCTCCTTCAGACTGCAGCACACATTACAGAGAGCACATTCAACAACCACGTGTGACGTTAATACACTCATTCATTACACTGTAACATGACCGGGATGTTTTTATCACTGAAAGACTTTTTACACTTCATGTAACCTTCAATGTTAAAAGTTTATAGATGTTCCTCAGTGACATGAAGAGGAAGCTACTAGCTGTTTCAACACGGCCCAAATAATGTCTTTGGGATTTTGGTGTCTCACCTggagtaatcaatcaatcaatcaatcaatcaatcaatcaatcaatcaatcaatcaatcaatcaatcaatcaatcaatcaatcaatcaatcaatcaatcaatcaatcaggcagtcagtcagtcagtcaatcaatcaagtcaatcaatctttattcattaagcaccaaatcccaacaaatgttctcctcagactctctccaaacagagcaggtctagaccgtactctatgttctattattaacaaagacccaacatcaagacaggataagatccagtcccattacagacaggactcagtctgatctcatcttaatccaccatgagcagagcactttgcagcatttagcaagttacagtggcaaggacaaacttcctttaacaggcagaaacctccagcaggaccagactcatgttagacagatagCCTACCTGAGCCCATCCAGCTCAATGCCCACACCACAGCACATTCAGAGGCCCCTTATACGCTATATCATGGATGCAAAcacagtgggtagcgctgttgcctcacagtgagGAGGTTCGAGGTTTGAGTTCCTGGGCGGGCAGgttcctttctgtgtggagtttgcatgttctccttgtgcatgtgtgggttctctctgggtactccagcttcctcccacagtccaaaaacatgctcaccaggttaactGATCAccctaaattgcccataggtgtgcgtgtgtgcgtgaatggttgtctgtctctccatgctTGCCCTGTGATAAGTGGgatcagctgggattggctccagctcCCTGTGACCACatacgggataagcggtcaagatattGGATGGATGATCTTTGCCAGATGTTTGCATACACCTCAGACGATCTTTAGCTTACTGCCTGGGGGACACTCATGACGAACGGCTCACAAAGTGCCCATTATCTCCTGAGAAGAGATCTACAGTCCCGTTGCCCCTGAACAGAGACCAGCCCACATCTCCAGTGCTGtgaatgaggaggaggacaggagatgTGAGTTCATCAGTGTTCATTATAATGTCACGTGGTGGGGAGACAGATGTTTGGTCATAACAGTGATCTGTTCTCAGAGACTGGAGTCTGGAGCATAGTTCTTATATTTCACTGATGATCCTCAGAGACATTCTCAAAGTTCCACATTCTCAAACTCAGCCGACAGATTCCTTCAAACACATCCACTGCTCCGATAAATACATCTGTTACACAAGCAGGTCTGCGAAGTCCAAACCTCTCCATGCCTGAGTTTCCGTTTCCACATGAACTGGCCCTCTCACAGATCTGCATCAGAGGTTTGTTGTGATGAATTATTAAAGAGAACAAGTTACAGAGTCAGCACATATTCAGAAATCTGCAGCACAGAGTTCAAACATTCAGCAACACAAGCTGGACCACCAGTCACTCTGCTCAGTCTGCCCACGGACACCATGCTGTGGACTACACAGAACAACCACAGAACACAGCCAGGAACTGTACAAATCCACCAACACAGACTTTGTTACAGCACAGAGATCCAGGGCGGGAACCATAAAGAGAACTTCTGAACTCAGTTTAAACaacaagtgtgtttgttttcagatcTGAAGGAGAAAACTGAGACTTATCTTTGACTGCACTTTAAAACAGTAGAGGTCTGACACTGTTGGGTACCTGTCAGTCTTGCAGTAAGTGGGCCGGGTGGACTCACCTGAAGACTTCAGGATGGATGGGAGACTccaggatgaggatgatgaccAGGAGAGGGAGAAGCAGAAACCCGCCCAGAAAGAGCAGAGTCACCTGGAAAACCTTCCCACTGTAGGTgctgagagaggagacaaagactTCAGAGAGCAGAAGACCAGACTTCAACCTGAGCTCTGTATCTTATCTTCTCTGGGGGGCCCCAGGGATCTATCTGtggtcctcctctcttttcactgTGTGCAGGTAACTCACCTGAACCCATATTAATACAAACATCTTTACACGTGGAGCCAGTAAAAGATATATGATGTAAGAACTGTCGTATCAATGTGATAACTGTATCGAACAAGTCGGGGTGATGCTGTGTCCGTACCTCGTCCTCTTTGTTAAAGTCACAGAGGAGTACCGGTGTCATCTGAATATGTGGTGAAGTGGTACTCTGTTACTCATCACACTTGTATAAAGCagtgagcagcagaggaggagagtacCTGACTTTGAGTCCAGAAACTTCTGAATGTCCCATATGTCTTCCTCCTGTTTGTTGTGTACATATGAAAGTCACGTGTTCTTCTCTTCAGGATGTATAAACCTTTAGTGTGTTCAAAATGATGTTTCCCAATGACCACTCACTAGACTGACTCCAAACTCACCAGCAGTGCATGAAGCATTTCTCCCATAGACGACCTGATCGActgttggatctgtttgtttagtttttgtatttattcagcaaatctcaaggtcagcctattttcacttgcgcaatatttctaaaattagacacttctatctcagagcgacgcagaaaaactagtccatgcatttgttacctccaggttagattactgtaactccctcttatcaggctgccccaataagtctctaaagactcttcagctagttcagaacgccgcagctcgagtattgactagaactaggaagagagagcacatctctccagtgctagcttctctacactgactcccaataaaatgtagaatagaatttaaaatctttcttttaacctacaaagctcttaaaaatcaggcaccctcgtatcttaaagagctcatagtgccctattacccctctagaactttACGCTCccaatcatctaccagtcagggtccgggaggcagaccccctctccacttttaagagtaggcttcaaactttcctttttgataaagcttatagttagagctggatcaggcttggaccagcttttgttatgctgctataggcctagactgccaggggaactggtgcactgacacactgggatcctagctcacccccttgcccccaaccccctcatcacttactttaactctccctgtcccattaaagttactaaccatagacctttctggagtccctgagctcccttgtctcgtaggttcctctgagctgctgtagacgtcctcctgctgtggacgttccagactcaagctgatacggacgtgctggactccagcggcaacagcttccactactcgtctcatcactatcacctctctctcttactcccctctatctgtctttccaaacccaactcggtctcagcagatggctgtctaacatgagtctggttctgctcgaggtttctgcctgttaaaggaagtttgtcctctccgctgt
This genomic interval from Notolabrus celidotus isolate fNotCel1 chromosome 4, fNotCel1.pri, whole genome shotgun sequence contains the following:
- the apmap gene encoding adipocyte plasma membrane-associated protein, which translates into the protein MEGLRFRRVHRPQVITDELPEHQTKSHGTYSGKVFQVTLLFLGGFLLLPLLVIILILESPIHPEVFSLKEPPMMKGCWEPNLKLREAQRLFEDQITGPESIANIGDVLYSGTADGRIVKVVGRRILTVARLGKLPCGSREEESSCGRPLGIRIGPNGTLFVADAYLGLFEVNPTTGEATRLVKGGDEVAGRKLSFINDLAVTQDGKKVYFTDSSSRWQRREYLNLIMEATADGRVLEYDMESRELTVVMENLRFPNGIQLLPDEESVLVAETTMARIRRVHVAGLNKGGMDTFIDNLPGFPDNIRPSSTGGYWVAMSAVRPNPGFSMLDFLSQRPWIKKFIFKLFSQDTLMKFVPRYSLVAELHDGGICTRSLHDPNGLVAAYISEVHEHDGSLYMGSFRSPYIAKLDLSKV